acCACACAAACATCACacaataagaacaaaaataagtgacaaaaaaaaggaaggatatcaaatacaaaataaaattatttattcctTTAACATTACCtttttagtaatttattattataataacaaaaagatttaatatttttttatctcagAATTTATAACAACCgcttaatatttttcttttacttaataTAATTCTAATATCTATTAAAAGAAGTCAATGTAGTCTCTTCCTTTATAGCAAAAGTAATCTCTACCATCTTTAAACAACACAGAAGAATTTGATCAACAATAGGTCTATTCAGATCAAAGAAGGCTTGTTATATAAGTTACAAACTTGTTCTTGCATCAGAAGCATCCCTAATACAGAGCTTAAACACAGACAACCTATTCAAGACATTTTAAGCAATATGGAAGAGCCATTGGTTCAGATCTACACCAGGGAATTTACATAATCTACATGCAACTACTACTATACAAAGAAGACACCAAAAACCTACTAGTTTGCTACATTTCAATTATGGGGAAACCTTGTTCTGGGAAGATACCAAGCTATATGTCAGTTAACATGTCAACTTCAGAACTGAGGAAATCTTCAAATTCCAGATCCAGCTGCACAAAGCAGTTCAACAATGTAAACAGACAagtgaaataaaacaaaaaatcaaaaacatgaAACATTTGACATTTGCATGTTACCAACCTTTGCTTGACTATATGCTAGCTTCATTCTTCTGTATTCTTCTTGTGCTTTCTTAGACCGGAACATGGCCTGCACACGTACGACCGACCTCTCGACACGTTCTTCGGCTTGTTTGAGGCCAGTCCTAAAGAACTCCTCCTCTACACCGTCTTCCTGCTCTCCATCCTCAACAGAATTAACCTGGAGACCACGGAAGCCTTTTCTCTTTAACCGCCAGCGCAGAATTGCTTTCTCTAACACCCCAACAGACCATATGATCTTTTTATATTGCCTCCGGACTTGAAAGCCCCTGAAAGCAGCCTGCAATGGAGACATATATACCATGAACCTTTTCCAGGGTATAAATTGTATTATCAACTCAAGCTGTTGGTCTAACCAAACaatcaaaatacattttcaagTGTCATTGTTGTTATCTACCACTGCACTTCCAATGGGAATGTTAGTCCATTCCCAGATTCAGAAATCGCATTACACGGCATGATTACTAAAGACAATGAAGAATAATAGACAAGAAGAGAAGGTCTTACTTGGATTTTAATAGCCTGACGCCGCATATTAAGAAATTCTCTACGGATTTTCCGTGTCCGGAATCTAAGCTGAATTCGAACAGCAGCTGCATTTGATTTCCTTGTCTCATACTTGCGAAAGGCATGTTGAATCTTCATTGCCGCTACTATACGACGTGCTTGATGCTCTGGGGTGTTTAATTCAACAGCCTTGTATCGTAGATTTAGCTCATGCTCCTTATATGCAGCTTGAATGCGTGCCGCTGCCCCAGCAGCGGTACGGTAAGCTGCCAATGTCTCCTTTAAGTAGAGCTGGTCCTCAGTAAGTTCTTGAGCGTTTACTACATCAGTTGAGCTAGTGTCCAGTGTGCCACTGATATTTCCAGCCAAGCTCATGTCATTGAACTGCTCAACCAGAGACTTTTCGGAAAGGTAAGCAGCTAAGCCATCATAGCCCTTCATATAAGCAAGATCAGCAGCAGTAAACCCACCAGGATTTTTCGGAGTAGGATCTGTGACCAGGTTTGGCCTTGCCCCAGCAGACAGCAGAGTTGCAACCATTTTCTCCCtgcagaaacaaaaataaaaagttcgATCAGGTTCCCTACTGGATTTAAAGGAGGAAAAAAAGCATACAAGAAAGTATTGTTATATGGAAACTGAAAAGATCATTTGGTGTCTAATTTCATGAAAACATCATAGAGATTATGTTGTCTCTGCTTATCTTTAcaatgaaaatggaaaataacTTGAATATGAGTTCGAGTCAAAATGATTTTAAGGTCAATGTGGTTGCAGATAGGCTAATGGTTCAGATAAGTAAGGTTTCGATGTATCATACATTCCATAATAAGCTGCCCAATGAAGAGCTGTCCATCCAAATTTGTCACGGAAATCTAGTGACAAGCCTGACCAAGAAAATAAGGAGATTGCCCAACTATATCCAAGCATTGCACACAAATGAAGTACACCTTGCCCTTGTGCATCATATTCAGTACTCTTGCTGCCTACAACAATTCGTTCTAAAAGCCACtcctttaatttgtttttcaatgcAATTTCAAACAAGCTATCTTTTACTTGTGGAAATGGAGTTGTTTGCTCGTCAATTGACTTCATCAAGAATTGCCAGCTTTTGGAGATAAATGATGTTCTGAAGGAAAATCTGCTAGCCTCTTTCAAAGCATTTGGTGATACTGTATTTGAGAAAATATCAAGGATCTTGTCGGTAGAAAAGAGCAAATGAGCAAGCCTCATCTGAAGTCGAAATTCATTCCAGTTGTATTTCTCTTCCATTGTAGCAGTTGGATCATGCAAAATGGGAGTACGATACTCAAAATTAACAACATGGCTAATGGGCTTGTGGCCATCAAAGCTCAAATAGATATTGACCAATCCAGGGGAGTGTGGTGGCACCCAGCATCGGTAAACCCCGACCTGAACAATTTCTACAGGAAAACTTACATCACCACAGACACACACTAGGTTGAACTTTGCAAGGTGTTGATAGTTACTATGAAAATATCCAGTTATCAGGACCTGCAAGATGTAAAGAGACATAAAATGTTTACTTATAattgcaaaaatataaaataaaaaaacggtAGTCAGAATGCTAATGGTGCCTGCTGAAAATGAAAGTTTGTGCTCATCGTTCAAGTTTTCGGTTTCATATTGAAACTTTGAAATTCCACAACTATACTAAGTTATCAAAGACTGAACGAAAATGTAGACAAATAAACTAAGAAACTATACTTTACATTTAGTGCTAAAGGATACAATTATAACAGAAAATAATTACTAGCAATAAGATATGTGAGAAACAAAAGGAAACCTTTGTTTTCTCAGTGGAAGATGCCCAAGCAGGGGACACCTCTGTGAGATTAAATACTTGTTCAGGCAAAGAAGATAGCTGATTATCTGCCACCAGTGATGAATATGGTTCACGAACAATAGAAATTGATGTTTCGAGAGCTGACTCGTCTACGGAACATGGTGTATCTGTTATGATGTTGTTCATCCACGTTCCAAAGCTGTCCTGACTTTGCAAGCCTTCATTGACCAAAGTGCCCAAGGTGTCAAAACCACAAGGAGATTTAGGACTATTTTTAAGCAGATTAACACTTTCTGAGAAACTGTAAGGAACACTATTGCTCCCATAAACTGAGTTATATTACCTAAAGGAGGAACTTCTGCCAAAGGAGTAACAGATACCTGGTAACAAAAGCAGAATATAGGTTACAACAGCAGCTATCACAAAGAAAGTATCACTGGAGAACGACAGAAAGAAGTAGCAGAAGaagattataatatatttaagagacatttttatttttataaacaataatcCTATATGCTTTG
This DNA window, taken from Vigna radiata var. radiata cultivar VC1973A chromosome 5, Vradiata_ver6, whole genome shotgun sequence, encodes the following:
- the LOC106760125 gene encoding calmodulin-binding transcription activator 5; translated protein: MAHDLTGQLVGSEIHGFHTLQDLDVSNTMEEAKSRWLRPNEIHAILCNYKYFKIKAKPVHLPESGTIVLFDRKMLRNFRKDGHNWKKKSDGKTVKEAHEHLKVGNEERIHVYYAHGQDNSTFVRRCYWLLDKNLEHIVLVHYRETREIQLQSSPVTPVNSNSSSVSDPAASWILAEDLDSGAKSAHSAELNDNLTIKSYEEKLHEINTLEWDDLVVSNVNTSTTSNGGNVPHSYQQNQSLLSGSFDNVSVTPLAEVPPLGLQSQDSFGTWMNNIITDTPCSVDESALETSISIVREPYSSLVADNQLSSLPEQVFNLTEVSPAWASSTEKTKVLITGYFHSNYQHLAKFNLVCVCGDVSFPVEIVQVGVYRCWVPPHSPGLVNIYLSFDGHKPISHVVNFEYRTPILHDPTATMEEKYNWNEFRLQMRLAHLLFSTDKILDIFSNTVSPNALKEASRFSFRTSFISKSWQFLMKSIDEQTTPFPQVKDSLFEIALKNKLKEWLLERIVVGSKSTEYDAQGQGVLHLCAMLGYSWAISLFSWSGLSLDFRDKFGWTALHWAAYYGMEKMVATLLSAGARPNLVTDPTPKNPGGFTAADLAYMKGYDGLAAYLSEKSLVEQFNDMSLAGNISGTLDTSSTDVVNAQELTEDQLYLKETLAAYRTAAGAAARIQAAYKEHELNLRYKAVELNTPEHQARRIVAAMKIQHAFRKYETRKSNAAAVRIQLRFRTRKIRREFLNMRRQAIKIQAAFRGFQVRRQYKKIIWSVGVLEKAILRWRLKRKGFRGLQVNSVEDGEQEDGVEEEFFRTGLKQAEERVERSVVRVQAMFRSKKAQEEYRRMKLAYSQAKLDLEFEDFLSSEVDMLTDI